A segment of the Luteolibacter sp. Y139 genome:
CCTCGGTGGCACCGCAGCTCCTGAATCTCCGCGACACCCTCGCGAAGCGTCATGCCGGCAACTGGGAAGGCCAGGCCACCGGGGCATGGATGGCCGCCAGCTACCGGCTGCTGAAGCAGGACAAGGAAGCCAAGGCATTGATGGCCGACTGTGTGAAGCGCCCCCATCCCGCCGGTCCCTTGTATTGCCGCAGCAAGCAGGCGGAAGAGCTCAAGATCTTCTACGTGCGCTGCCGCCACTTCCCCGAAGACGCCGCTCAATTCGGCCTCAATGACATGGAGCCGGTGATGAGCGGCTTGCGCGACGAGAGTTTCAATACGCTCACCGCCTCGTTCACGGTGCTCGCCTTGAAAGCCTACAGCGATGCCGCAGCGCGCACCGGCCTGGAGCTGTCGCTGTATGCACAGCCGGCCAGTGGCGACGAGGTGCTGTTATCCGGACCCAAACAAGGCCTGGTGAAGGCGGAGTTTCCCGATGGCACCAAGGCGGTCGAATTCCGCCGCGACCAAAAAGGCTCCGGCGATCTCGGCATGTTCTTCCAGACCGTCGAGCAAGGTTATGATCGCGGAACGCCGCCGGGACCGCTCACCAGCGGCGTCGGCATCGTTCGGGAACTCAAGCCGGTGAAGGAAGACCAACCGCTGCGGCCCGGCGATGCGGTCGATGTCACCCTGACAGTGCGTAATCTCACCGCGAAGCAGCTTCCAGACCTCGCGGTCATCGACCTGCTACCCGCGGGATTTGAAGTCTTGGCCGATGATCTCAAATCCGGCGCAGGTACTGTGGCCGGCACCGATTACGCGGAAGTCCGCGAAGACCGCTCGCTCTTCTACCTCGGCATTGCCAGCAATGCCGAATGGAAGGTCCGCTATCGCATGAAAGCGGTCAGCCCCGGCAGCTTCACCGTGCCACCGGCGATGGTGGAGGACATGTATGACCGCGGCCGTCACGGCGTCTCGGCACCGGGCCGCATCGAAGTAGTTGCCGCCCCTTGACCCATCCATGCATCCGGTTCGTCAGAAACTGAAACGCTGGGGGCGACGCGCCGCAATCGCGGTCATCGCCCTCGGCGTGGCATGGGCGTTGTTGCCCAAGCCGGACTTGTATCCCGATTGCTCGTGGTCGCGCATCGTGCGGGATCGCCATGGAGAGGTGCTGCACCTTTCCATGGCGCAGGATGGTGCCTATCGCCTGAAGACATCGCTCGCCGACATCAGCCCCGCACTGGTGAGAGCGACGCTTGCGAAGGAAGACCGGCACTATCGCTGGCACCCGGGCGTCAACCCGGTCGCTTTGCTCCGCGCCACATGGCAAGCCGCAACCGGCCATCCCTCCGGCGGTGCGTCCACGATCACCATGCAGGTCGCGCGGCTACGGTGGAAATTGGAGACCCGCAGCATCGGCGGGAAGCTGGTGCAGATCTATCACGCGATCCAGCTGGAGCGGCACTACTCGAAGGATGAGATCCTCGAGGCCTACCTCAATCTCGCGCCCTACGGCGGCAACGTCGAGGGCGCGGGAGCCGCGGCCATCCTCTGGTGCGGGCGTCCCTGCGCCGAACTCACCGAACGTGAAGCCTTCGCCCTGAGCGTCATTCCGCAAAGCCCGGCAACGCGCCATCCGGGAAGAGAACGAGATCAATCCCGCCTCGCCGCAGCTCAGGCGCGCTTGATCCAAAGCCTCAATGCCGACGATCCGCTGCGCCGCGATCCGTTGGCAGCTCAATTCACACTGACACCATCATCAGAGCCACCACACTACGCTCCACACTTCTGCCGGAACGTGATGGCCACAAACCCATCCGCAGCGATCGATTCGACCCTGGACCTCAGGCTGCAGCGGATCCTCGAACAAGGCATCCACGCCCGGCTCGAACGCAGCGAGGAACTCGGCATCAACAACGCCTGCGCAGTCCTCATCCACGCGCCCACCCGTGAGGTGCTGGGCTACGTCGGCTCCGCAAACTACGATGACCGCCGTATTTCCGGCATGGTCGATGGCCTGCGCGCCCGCCGTTCACCCGGCTCGGCCCTGAAGCCCTTCATCTACGGACTCGCGCTGGAGCAGGGACTCATCCACCCGCGCAGCCTGCTGATGGATGCGCCCCTGACCTTTGCCGACTACAATCCCGAGAACTTCGAGCGCGAATTCATGGGCCCTGTGTCCGCCCGCGAGGCTCTGCTGCGCAGCCGGAACCTGCCCGCCGTCGATCTCACCCGCCGGCTCTCCGGCGACGGTCTCTACGGCTTCCTGAAACGCGGCGGAATCAGCTTCAAATATCCCGCTTCTCACTACGGCCTCTCCCTGGCACTCGGCGGCGCGGGAGTCACGCCGCTAGAACTGGCGAACCTCTACGCCAGCCTCGCCGATGACGGACGCTTCCGCCCGCTCGTCTTCGATACCCCGCAAAAGCCGGAGAGCACCCCGGTTCTGTTAGATGAAGCCGCCCGCTTCCTCGTCCTCGACATGATCACCGGCGGCAGCGAGCTCGGCAGCGACTACGAATTCACCAATACCTGCCCCACGTTGGCATGGAAGACCGGCACCTCACATGGCTTCCGCGACGCTTGGGCAGCCGGCGTTCTCGGCGACTACGTGCTGGTCGTGTGGATGGGCGACTTCTCCGGCCGCGGCAATCCCGCCCTCGTCGCTCGCCACTGCGCCGCACCACTCCTCTTCGAGCTCTTCGCGCGCCTGGGTCTCCCGGACCATCCCCGGAAGATCCCCGCCAGCGTGATGACAACAGACGTCTGCCCGCAATCCGGCTGCCTTCCCGGCCACCACTGCCCGCATCGCGTCAGCTCGTGGTTCATCCCCGGCGTCTCACCCATCCGTCCCTGCGAGTTGCATCGCGAAATCCTCGTCGACACCACCTCCGGCCTGCGCGTCGCCCGCGACGATGGCCGCCCCTCCCTCCGCCGCGAAGTCTGCGAATTCTGGCCGCCCGACTTGTTAGAGCTCTTCCGCAAGGCCGGCGTCCCCCGCCGCGAACCGCCCGCTCCGGAGAACGGCAGCGCCACCACCGAAGGCCTCGATCCCGGTAGTTCCCCCACCATCCTCTCGCCTCTGGCAGGGCGCATCTACCTCACCGGAAGCGACCACGGCATCCCTTTGCTTGCGAAGTCCGCCGCCGGCGTCGGGCGGCTGTATTGGTTCTGTGGCGAGACCTTCCTTGGCAGCGGCACCACCTCAGATGGCCCCACCTGGCAGCCCTCTGCCGGCACCCGGACGCTGCGAGTCGTGGATGATCACGGCCGTGGTAGCGCGGTCTCCATCGTCGTCCAACAGCGGTGAAACGTTTGGCGATACAAACGCGGTCGACCCGCCATCGAATCCCTCTTCTTTCATCACGGAAAATGAGCCTAACCACCGAGATACCTTGATGGCACCGTGGTTTCAAGATTGATAGCCCCATGATGGAAAGGTGGAGGACCACCGATCCATCCGTCTTGAAAACCGGTCGGGAGCGATCCCCGTGATGCGCTCCCCGGAATCCAACTCAACCTCATGAAAGCAGCATCCCTCATTCACTTCGCTTCATTGGCCGCTGGAATCCAAATGGTGTCAGCGGTTCCTACCACCTCATACAACACCGGCACCCTCGGCACCGTCGGCGATGGCGCCAACTCGACCGGGGTCGTAGTCGACCAACCGGGCGCCATTTCCACCTACCCCGATTATTCATCGAGCTATGCGAGCCCGGAGAACACCACGGTCCCCTTCCGGCCCGAATTGAATCCCGCCGCAGCCAGCCCATTCACCGTCGAGTTCTGGGCGAAACCCACCGCGAGCGACGGCGACGACGCTCCGGTCTCCAACCGGCTCGGTGGCAACGTCAACCGGACCGGCTGGGTGTTCTTCCAGCGCGCCGCCGCCACCGGCTGGAACTTTCGCATGTACAACGGCAATGGCACCGCCGTCGGCTGGGACCTCACCGGAGGCACGGCCACTCTCAATGCTTGGTCGCACGTCGTCGCCGTCTGGAACGGCAGCAGCGCCCAACTCTATGTGAACGGCGTCAACACCAACGCCTCCAATACCGGAGCGGGAGGCTACAACGTCAACGTCACCGAAAGCTTCTATCTGGGAGCCCTGCTCAATGGCGGCAGCCCCAGCACCGGCAGCGTGGACGAGGTCG
Coding sequences within it:
- the pbpC gene encoding penicillin-binding protein 1C is translated as MHPVRQKLKRWGRRAAIAVIALGVAWALLPKPDLYPDCSWSRIVRDRHGEVLHLSMAQDGAYRLKTSLADISPALVRATLAKEDRHYRWHPGVNPVALLRATWQAATGHPSGGASTITMQVARLRWKLETRSIGGKLVQIYHAIQLERHYSKDEILEAYLNLAPYGGNVEGAGAAAILWCGRPCAELTEREAFALSVIPQSPATRHPGRERDQSRLAAAQARLIQSLNADDPLRRDPLAAQFTLTPSSEPPHYAPHFCRNVMATNPSAAIDSTLDLRLQRILEQGIHARLERSEELGINNACAVLIHAPTREVLGYVGSANYDDRRISGMVDGLRARRSPGSALKPFIYGLALEQGLIHPRSLLMDAPLTFADYNPENFEREFMGPVSAREALLRSRNLPAVDLTRRLSGDGLYGFLKRGGISFKYPASHYGLSLALGGAGVTPLELANLYASLADDGRFRPLVFDTPQKPESTPVLLDEAARFLVLDMITGGSELGSDYEFTNTCPTLAWKTGTSHGFRDAWAAGVLGDYVLVVWMGDFSGRGNPALVARHCAAPLLFELFARLGLPDHPRKIPASVMTTDVCPQSGCLPGHHCPHRVSSWFIPGVSPIRPCELHREILVDTTSGLRVARDDGRPSLRREVCEFWPPDLLELFRKAGVPRREPPAPENGSATTEGLDPGSSPTILSPLAGRIYLTGSDHGIPLLAKSAAGVGRLYWFCGETFLGSGTTSDGPTWQPSAGTRTLRVVDDHGRGSAVSIVVQQR
- a CDS encoding LamG domain-containing protein; its protein translation is MKAASLIHFASLAAGIQMVSAVPTTSYNTGTLGTVGDGANSTGVVVDQPGAISTYPDYSSSYASPENTTVPFRPELNPAAASPFTVEFWAKPTASDGDDAPVSNRLGGNVNRTGWVFFQRAAATGWNFRMYNGNGTAVGWDLTGGTATLNAWSHVVAVWNGSSAQLYVNGVNTNASNTGAGGYNVNVTESFYLGALLNGGSPSTGSVDEVAFYPTALTGTQIANHYAAATSNTFGKYSSLVAADGAIEYLQQNPPSATVTVTSNNPLTTKVTFTGILSQSPDLVTWTDLVVTSPYTPSSPQPNRLFFTAHR